One Micromonas commoda chromosome 7, complete sequence genomic window carries:
- a CDS encoding predicted protein → MSVPSGAWEELRREARKLETEIDGKLATLQRAVSTAGVDVSDALLAGDSLDAQTADLDALLQRLADVSTAMAGAVKGGVGDTRAHTLARHKDILAEYQHELRRAKNAVQQSRESAELLGGGRAGGGLSSSDHFGDSSAGSQLMRERGTIMSGTSKVDDVIGQAQATAAALVNQREIFQNVNRNLDAIGSRFPMVNNLLQAIRRKRSKDTMVLATVVAICTAFTLIYWLSK, encoded by the exons ATGTCGGTGCCCTCGGGTGCCTGGGAGGaactgcgccgcgag GCTCGGAAGCTGGAGACGGAGATCGACGgcaagctcgcgacgcttcAGAGGGCGGTGAGCacggccggcgtcgacgtcagcgacgcgctcctcgcgggcgactcCCTCGACGCGCAGACTGCGGACCTCGATGCGCTGCTGCAGAGACTGGCGGACGTGAgcaccgcgatggcgggggcggtgaagggcggcgtcggggatACGCGCGCGCACACGCTCGCCAGGCACAAGGACATCCTCGCCGAGTACCAGCACGAGCTCAGGCGCGCCAAGAACGCGGTGCAGCAGAGCAGGGAGAGCGCCGAACTcctgggcggcgggcgcgcgggcggcgggctgaGCTCGTCCGATCACTTTGGGGACTCCAGCGCGGGGTCGCAGCTGATGCGCGAGCGGGGAACGATCATGAGCGGCACGTCCAAGGtggacgacgtcatcgggcaggcgcaggcgaccgcggcggcgctggtgaATCAACGGGAAATCTTCCAGAACGTCAACCGTAACCTGGACGCCATCGGGTCGAGGTTCCCGATGGTGAACAATCTTCTGCAAGCCATCCGGAGGAAACGGAGCAAGGATACCATGGTGCTGGCGACGGTCGTCGCGATATGCACCGCGTTCACGCTCATATACTGGCTCTCGAAGTAG
- a CDS encoding predicted protein yields MTAVNAAAVVSSSSSAAADDALFLGLDFGTSGARATVVDNAGDVVTETTARYPPIVDGGKGGDGVPEGGWAEAWRGALWSLLDQLDAGVRARVAAVAVDGTSGTVLIVDRKSGEPVYPPMLYNEKRGDAMDFVCAVAPEGHTVRSPTSALCKLHSWWVSNGERGEGEYALLHHADWVASLLHGVPHGETDQNNALKLGFDPGLGPNGDYPAWMKSLPYAPMLPGNVRAPGTKVADVKTERARSVLTNPSGCVVVAGTTDSIAAFVAARCTTPGDAVTSLGSSLALKLVSTVRVDDSAKGVYSHRLCGSWLVGGSSNLGGWLLRSNFSDDELVALTDKIDLEDVGKESSVPDYYPGVLMGFGMTVKEATDALSPRPDADEDFLRAILGSVAGVEARSYREMASMGASNVARVFTAGGGAKNPKWSTIRSRAMGGIPVAASEFAEASYGSALLARMGHYELPTYVPEE; encoded by the coding sequence ATGACCgccgtcaacgccgccgccgtcgtctcgtcgtcctcctccgccgccgcggatgacgcgCTCTTCCTCGGCCTCGACTTTGGCacctccggcgcgcgcgccaccgtcgtggacaacgccggcgacgtcgtgacGGAGACGACCGCCAGGTACCCtcccatcgtcgacggcggcaaggggggcgacggggtgccGGAAGGGGGATGGGCGGAGGcgtggcgcggcgcgctctgGTCCCTCCTCGATCaactcgacgccggcgtccgcgcgcgcgtcgccgcggtggcggtggacggcACCTCCGGCaccgtcctcatcgtcgacCGAAAATCCGGCGAGCCGGTCTATCCGCCCATGCTCTACAACGAGAAGCGCGGGGACGCCATGGATTTCGtgtgcgccgtcgcgcccgagggaCACACCGTACGGAGCCCCACGAGCGCGCTGTGCAAGCTGCACAGCTGGTGGGTTTCcaacggcgagcgcggggagggcgaGTACGCACTCTTGCACCACGCCGATTGGGTCGCTTCTTTACTCCACGGCGTGCCTCACGGCGAGACGGACCAAAACAACGCCCTCAAGCTCGGGTTCGACCCGGGCTTGGGCCCGAACGGTGATTACCCGGCGTGGATGAAGTCTCTGCCGTACGCGCCCATGCTCCCGGGAAACGTGCGAGCGCCGGGCACGAAAGTTGCGGACGTGAAAACGGAAAGGGCGAGGTCGGTTTTGACAAATCCGAGTGGGTGCGTCGTCGTGGCTGGCACCACGGATTCCATCGCCGctttcgtcgccgcgaggtgcacCACCCCGGGGGACGCGGTGACCAGCCTCGGgagctcgctcgcgctgaAGCTCGTGAGCACGGTACGGGTGGACGACAGCGCCAAGGGGGTGTACTCGCACAGGCTTTGCGGGTCGTGGCTGGTGGGCGGGAGCAGCAACCTCGGCGGGTGGCTGCTCCGGTCGAACttttccgacgacgagctcgtggcgTTGACGGACAAGAtcgacctcgaggacgtTGGGAAGGAGAGTTCGGTGCCGGACTACTACCCCGGGGTGCTCATGGGTTTTGGGATGACGGtgaaggaggcgacggacgcgctgTCGCCGAGACCCGACGCGGATGAGGACTTTTTgcgcgccatcctcggctccgtcgccggcgtggagGCGCGATCGTATCGCGAGATGGCGTCGATGGGCGCGTCGAACGTGGCGCGGGtgttcaccgcgggcgggggcgcgaagaACCCAAAGTGGAGCACGATTCGGTCGAGGGCCATGGGCGGGAtaccggtggcggcgtcggaatTCGCGGAGGCGAGTTACGGGTcggcgctgctcgcgagGATGGGTCACTACGAACTCCCAACCTACGTCCCCGAGGAGTGA